From Aegilops tauschii subsp. strangulata cultivar AL8/78 chromosome 5, Aet v6.0, whole genome shotgun sequence:
GTTATTCAGGACTGAACATATGTATTTTGTGACATTCTCTGTAAGTTAATTCCCACTTTTCTAGTACAAATGTAATAATGATATTTAAGTGTTAAGACACTTCTCTCAGAACGTGCAATGCTGCAAGTGTATGCCATCTgtttggtactccctccgttcacaaatacCCCCTCTCCCTCTGTCTCAAAATGTAAGACCTTTTTAGTGTCAAAAAGCGTCTTACATTtcgagacggagggagtattaagaTGTTTTGGATTCAATATGGACTACAAcggactgaaatgagtgaacGAACACACTAAAACGTGTATATACACATCCAAATCAGAAAAAGGTTATAACATCTTATATTTATGATCGGAGGGAGTACCTTTTTATTGGATAGTAATAATGATCTGTTTGCTACTTGGCTGGATAATCAGCCGTTACTGAACGAAGACCAAAACCCTACCGCTACCTACAAGATTTATTAACTATAGGTGGATCAGTGAGCTGCTAATGACATTATATAAACTTTCCTTTAGTTTTTTTTCCCATTTGGAAGTTCTAACTTTCCCAGAACGAGAGATGTTGTACAAGTTGTAACCATTCATGCAAGGAAAACGTTCTAAATCAAGCGGTTGATTTCTCCATCGCGCAAACCGCCTCGCGCTCCAACCACGTGTCCCTCTGTGGCCCACATACCGCTCGCTCTCTTCCCACCTTATCTCTTCCATAGCCGCACTCTTCCTCGCTTGCTCCCTCTCCTGCGTTTCATTCCCTCCGCCCACGAAGCAGCCGCCAGCGCCGCTGCAATCCGCTGTCGTGCCGCAGCAGCCGTCCCCGTCGACGCTGCATCGCCGCACCCCGCCATAGCCGACGGCGCTACACTGCAGCAGCATCGCAACTTTCCGTCGTCCTCGCCACAGCTTCCGCCGTGGGCGCCGTGTTGCGTCGCGGCACCCGTCATCGGCATAACTGCACCGCGACATCTGTCATGGCCGTCGGTTCTGCATCTTAGCATCCCGCATTGCATCACAGCTTTCGCCGCAGCTTCGGCCATGGTCGCAGCACCTGTCGCCGCCGATAGAGCTTTGTTGGGGGCCATCGATGTTGCGATGAAGCTCCGTCGAGGTCGTCCAGTGTTGCAATGGAGCTTCATCTGAGGGCCACCCGTGATGCAATGGAGCATCACTAGTGGCCGCCGGGATTGCGATGAAGCAGCATCGAAGCGGCTTGTGCTTCAATGGAGCATCGCCGGCGGCGTCGGGAGCTGCGATGGAGCGCCGCGGCGTCGATGTTGTCGCTGCATGAAGCAACGCCGGTCGCTCCCCGGGCTCAGGTGCAGCCCTCGTCGGCAGCTCCCGGTGATGCAAGATCGAAGGAGAGAAGGAGGGCTGATGTGCGATGCGGGGAGGAGATCGTGCAAACTGGCGGTGGGGAAGGATCCGACTGTTGGTGGGGCTGATTAAACGGTCAGCGAGGCGGTTTAAATCTTCACGACAACAGCCGGTTGATTTGTAGCACCGGCCTTCATGCAAACGTTAACTCTACAACAACAAAAGAAACCTTTTCTGTGGAAAAAGTTACCCTACTTTTTCTTCTTCTGAGAAGCTTTACCCTGCTTGAACTTGCCCCCATACCAATACCACTCTGGTAGGTGATGTTCTCTCTCTTGAAATAGTTAGTGTGACTGCGCGAACAAGCATGCCAGACTGACCATTCTCCAGAATCTAACAAGCAGCTACTTCATGACCAAGCCCTACGCATGGCGCCACCGCGCCGCCTTCAAAGCTGCTGCATGGCCTCGCGACGGAGCTCATGAACACTCTCATGACTTCCACGGAGGCATCTCTCCGGAGCAAGCACATGGCGTACTCCAGGACCGTGGCATCGCAGGGCAGCATAATCCTCCCGTCATTGCCGCCTGCAAAGCCGAACGCCTCCTGGGACATGGTCAGGAGCTCGCTGAAGAACGCCGTGCTGGGGTATGCCAGCGGCACCTCAAACCGCGCACTGTTGTCGGCCGTGTACACCACACAGTGGCCCTTCATCGCCACCGACGGCGACAACGCTGTGCTGCACTCATTCTCTATGATGGACCCTTTCGCCGCTGCTGTCGTGGTCCGGGTGAGCCTCTTCCTCCCCATGGCCGCCATCCTTTGCCAGTTCTTTGCCATCTGAGCAAGTCTCTTGGCACTGACCATGGCTGTGTTTCCTCCTCCTTGTGTTTCTTTCTTGGCTAGGTGTGGTAATGCCGCCTTGGCTTGTGGTGGTGCTAATCTGATGGATTTATAGGTAGGGGTGAGGGAGAAAGAAAAGAGAACAAGTCAGTTTAGGTGCAGCAGCTATCCTGACAGGTTGGCAAGGGACATGGCCATGAGCACAGAACATGCAATGCTAACTGCAAGAGTGCAATGTGATCTTGATTTGATTTGTCTGGGGCCATCAGTTTGCCACTTGTTGGACAGAACTAGCAGTGTAGTCTTTGGGTATGCTTGGACATCATATCATAGCATGCTTAGGCGTATGACTGATATGGAGACCATGCATAAATTGGGTCCATTTCTGTTGTGATTGCACAGGCACATATCTTCAATGGTTTaccaaaaaagaagaagaaaaaaaactatAAGTATAAGAAGCATATGACTGATATGGAGACCATGTGTAAATTGGGTCCATTTCTGTTTGTGACTGCGCAACCACATACAAACTAATCAATTTAGGTGCCTGATTAATCATATATTACGAGATGAAATGTATAGAGTGGCCCCTGCCGAGATGGAGATATTCAGTGTGAGCTGTTCATGCAACAAGATAAAACCTCTTCAATGGTCCACACACCTAGCtagctactccctctgtaaagaaatataagagtgtttagatcactactttagtgatccaaacgctcttatatttctttacggagggagtacaagattacAAGTAGCTCATGTTTGGTAGCTGAACTATTGTTTTGACATGAtttattttcaaaaagaaaaaaatgcgAGGAAAAGGGAAAAAAAATCTGAACATAACAAGATCGATGTCCTGTGGAAAAATTCTAAACATTTTTGCACGAGTGGACTTCACTTGATCACGGTTTCATAATATATCACTTCGGCAAATCAGACTCTTCTGGCGACAATCAGACTCTGGGTGACCTGACCGGGAGCAGTAACCACAGAAGGTGTCACGGCGCGAGGTACCCTTCTCAACATAAGGAGGGTgactcaccccccccccccccccccctcttgaAGGAGTAGGCAGGAGCGGTGAGGCGAACAGATGGCAAAGGAGCTCGGGCAGCCAAAACTGATGGAACCACAAGTAACCCAGCAGAGCGAAGGCGGGTCTCCTCAGCACGAAGCTCAGCAAGCACCTCCGAGATAGGAACACAACCACGAGCAAGCAGGTGAGCACGTCGAGGCTCGAACTCAGAGCGGAGACGAGATAAGAACTCATGAACCCGCTGAAACTCCAAATCGGACCGTGTAGTCTGACAGCAACGGCAAGTTCCACAAACGACTGTCCGAAGAGAGTCAAGTTGATGCCAGATGGCAGAGCACTGTGAATAGAACTCATCAACAGAGGAATCACCTTGCTGGAGTGCGTGCTCCTAACGCACCACAGATAGGTAGAGAGCATCACCAGAGGGCTGATAGCGCTGACAGAGATAAGACCACATCGCTACAACTGTGCCAAGTCCCATGAACTCCGAGGCAAACTGAGGGAGGACACTCGCAGTGAGAACAGCAGCAACACGAGCATCATCATTGCACCACTGAGTGTAAGCAGACAGATCATCACGGTAGGCAGAAAGGGCATCCGAATAAGCTGACATCCGCTGATCATAAGCATCAACTGCAGCATCATCGAGAGCCTTGGCTGCATCTCGATCGGCCTGAGAAGCATcagcagcaagaaccggcggtGCTGGCGGGGTAGGAGCCACAGGAGCAACAGGGCAAGGCGGACATGGGACCTCGCCAGAGAGAACACCCCACAGAAGAAGACCACGCATATGGATACGCATAAAACCCGCAAACTCGGCATAGTTGGTGCCATCGAAGATCACCGAGCACCGAGGAACGACGACATAGCCCGAAGAAGACATGAGGAGCCCTCTGTTTTTTTTGGAGTCAACTGCTACAGTGCGCCGATCTGGATCGGGCAGACCCGCTCACGAGGGGATCGAGCGGGGGAGGAAGTAGCTTACGTGAGGCTCGAGTGAATCGAGTGGACGAGGTGGCGGATCAGGGCGCGGCCAGGAGAAGAGCAGTAGCGTGAGCTGCGGGACCCGTCCAGGCGAGAGCAGGGGAGCGCCCGCGGCTGGCCGGCAGGAGGCAGCTGCGGCCAGGCCTAGCCTGTCAACGGAGAAGGCCGGGGCGGCCGAATCCGTACGGGGAGGAGCGGCAGGAGGCGGCTGCGGCCGGGCCGAGCCCGGCAGCGGAGCAGGCCGGGGCGGCTGGATCCGCGGCAAGAAGGACCGGGCGGCCGGATCCGCGGCAAGGAGAGCCGAGCGGAGCTTGAGGCGAGGGCGGGGACGACCGGGCCGGACCTGGCAGAGAGCAGCGACAGCCACGGCAAGGGAAGAGCTAGCACAAAGTTGCAGCGTGCGGGAGAGAGGGGAACCTAACATCTGATACCATGTTGGATAAACAGCAACTGACTTTACCGAGGGCCAAAAACCAGAACATGTGATAAAGTACAGAAAAGCCCCTTATAAAATGAGGATGTACAAGAGAAACTATACACATCTAACAGGATACACCGGTTTAAGGTGCCACTAGAGTACCTCAGCACAGCGGTCTTCGGTGAGCTCCTGAGGATGTCTCAGGAGGAGTTTGGATTCGCGGGTGGAGATGACGGTCGCATCACGCTGCCCTGCGACACTGCAGTCATGGAATACGCCATGTGTTTGCTCAGGAGAGATGCCTCCACGGAAGTAGTGATGGCGTTCCTGAGCTCCATTGCAAGATCGTGCTGCTTTGATGGTGGTGTGATGGTGCCATGCGTAGGTCTTAACCATTATGTAGGTGTTTGTTAGCTTCTGAAGAATGGCAGCAAGCCAGGATCCTTGTTCTAGGCACTATTGTTTGCTCAGTGGAAGATGTAAATAAGGAAGTTAGAAGATTAGAAATGGAACAAAGTTTTGTGATGGAATTTGCAAAATGTTCAGTTCAACTGTCTGCTTTGGAGTGTGTATGCAGCGATAAAGCTTTAGTAACACAATTATAGTTGTGTGTTAACAAAGCGAGTAAATGTGTACACTTTGAAACTACATTAACGATAAAAATAACGCGTGCTGCTCTTTTAGAAAAAAAAAAACTCCAAGTCCCGCACATGTTTTTCTTGAAGAATGAGGCAGGAGCTTTGACTTTACAAGCAAACGCTCATACATTCAGGTATGCATGCATATGAGTTAGCAGCTTAGAATTACACAAAAGAAAACTTTTATTTAACAGCAAGTTCAGCTGAATAATTAATGAACACCTGCAGATTTAGTAACAGTATGACTGTATGAGAACTAGTTATCAAACACTTATATAAGAACTAAAGTTACAAAATATACCTCTGAAAACAGAGTACCTTTTTTAGCCCTTTCTGCATAAGTGAAAATGGGGGAAGCAACAATGAAATGGAGACCAAACGAGATGCTGGACTGGAGACTGGTCATGCACAGACAAGAccatgatctgaagaaataaCGACGTAGGTCGAAAAAGTTGATTCAGGCAGAAGTACAGCATCTGAGATCTGCCTGAACAACAACCAATCTAAGACTGAAAGTTTAGCGGCGACCGATCACGGCCATTAACGAATTACTGACCTTTTAGTCCTACGTGCCTTTTTTCATTTCAGCAAGACAGGAGTCAAATCAAAGTTTCAGATAGCAACATGATCATTGACACTGATGATATCTAAACCCAACCCATCCATAACAGAGTCACAGAACAGATCATGGCATTGTCCCTCACCAGCTTGCCACACTGACAGATTAAATGAGAGCAGACCCATGTTTTGATGCTCCAAACATTTGGCCCCATCACAATCTAATCCAAAATAATCATACTACAACACTGCATTTGATGATCCCATGGCCTTGTCCCCTGCCATCTTTTCTGATGACAACTACACTTCACCGTCACAATGTCCTTCCTCTTGGCTATAAATTCAGCAAATGGCTAAGCTCAATAGCACCACTTCATCAGCTCATCCACCACCAACAGAGCATTATAACGTCCATCGCTCACTTCTCCGAATTCCTAGCTGAAAAACAAGACCCGGAACCAACCATGGTCAGCACCAAGAGACTAGCTCAATTGGCAAAGAAGTGGCAGAGGATGGCAACAATTAAGAGGAAGAGGCTCAGCCAAAGAAGATGAAGAGTGCTGCACCTCAATAGCAGTCAAGGGCCACTGTGTCATGTACACGGCCAATGGGAGGCACTTCGAGGTACCATTGGTGTACCAGGAGCTCCTGAGGATGTCCCAGAAGGATTGGCTTTGCAAGCGATGGCAAGATCACATTGCCTTGTGATGCCAGC
This genomic window contains:
- the LOC109747135 gene encoding auxin-responsive protein SAUR36-like; its protein translation is MVSAKRLAQMAKNWQRMAAMGRKRLTRTTTAAAKGSIIENECSTALSPSVAMKGHCVVYTADNSARFEVPLAYPSTAFFSELLTMSQEAFGFAGGNDGRIMLPCDATVLEYAMCLLRRDASVEVMRVFMSSVARPCSSFEGGAVAPCVGLGHEVAAC